The following are encoded together in the Leptospira congkakensis genome:
- a CDS encoding STAS domain-containing protein, whose product MLKHEVKDGKLVVYLEGRLDVSVANEVEEGLMELIDNAGHRKVLLNMKDVEYMSSSGFRACISTLRKLNSKEGSLKISNIKPAVKRIFDVIELTSLFDIYDSEDAALKAF is encoded by the coding sequence GTGCTGAAACACGAAGTGAAAGACGGAAAACTGGTTGTATATCTGGAAGGTCGATTGGACGTTTCTGTGGCAAATGAAGTGGAAGAGGGCCTTATGGAACTCATCGACAATGCTGGTCATAGAAAGGTTCTTCTAAACATGAAGGACGTTGAATATATGTCTTCCTCTGGATTCCGAGCTTGTATTTCCACGCTCCGCAAATTGAATTCCAAAGAGGGTTCCTTAAAAATTTCCAACATCAAACCTGCAGTCAAACGTATCTTTGACGTCATTGAACTCACTTCTCTGTTTGATATCTATGATTCCGAAGACGCTGCGCTAAAAGCGTTTTAA
- a CDS encoding indole-3-glycerol-phosphate synthase (involved in tryptophan biosynthesis; amino acid biosynthesis; converts 1-(2-carboxyphenylamino)-1-deoxy-D-ribulose 5-phosphate to C(1)-(3-indolyl)-glycerol 3-phosphat) codes for MNPVLHKIVETKHEEIRVVRGKSLPPRIIPIRPWESHLKTNSISVIAECKKGSPSSGILRPNYFPVEIASIYESAGAGAISVLTDSQYFFGSLNDLKSVAESVSIPVIRKDFIIDPIQIDEAYSYGASAILLIVRILSPKDLTSLHKYAKSLGLSVLVETHNREEVKTALDAGATTIGINTRDLDTFEIHKNLIEEIAPELDSSIIRVAESGIESYADWQKYRGIVDSMLVGTYFMKSKDIASDFKSLLSGN; via the coding sequence TTGAATCCTGTATTACATAAGATTGTAGAGACCAAACACGAGGAGATTCGTGTGGTTAGGGGGAAGAGCCTTCCTCCTCGTATCATTCCTATACGACCTTGGGAATCACACCTCAAAACAAATTCCATTTCAGTCATTGCTGAGTGCAAAAAAGGAAGCCCTAGTTCCGGAATCCTTAGACCCAATTATTTTCCTGTAGAAATTGCTTCCATTTATGAATCTGCGGGTGCCGGTGCCATTTCTGTCCTTACCGATTCCCAATATTTTTTTGGATCCTTAAACGATCTCAAATCAGTAGCAGAATCAGTTTCTATCCCTGTGATCAGAAAGGATTTTATCATTGATCCGATCCAAATTGACGAAGCCTATTCTTATGGCGCCTCTGCCATTTTACTCATCGTAAGAATACTTTCTCCTAAAGATCTAACTTCCTTACATAAGTATGCTAAGAGTTTGGGTCTTTCTGTCCTTGTGGAAACACACAATCGAGAAGAGGTAAAAACAGCACTGGATGCAGGGGCAACCACCATCGGTATCAATACAAGAGATTTAGATACATTCGAAATTCATAAAAATCTAATAGAGGAAATTGCTCCCGAATTAGATAGCTCCATCATCCGCGTGGCTGAATCAGGAATTGAAAGTTATGCTGATTGGCAAAAATACAGAGGTATTGTAGATTCTATGTTAGTTGGCACATATTTTATGAAAAGTAAAGACATTGCCAGTGATTTTAAGTCTCTTTTGTCAGGAAATTAA